In Sulfurisphaera javensis, a single genomic region encodes these proteins:
- a CDS encoding DNA-directed RNA polymerase subunit N — MIIPIRCFTCGALIGDKWEPFINRVSAGEDPGKVLDDLGVKRYCCRRMLLSHVDIIREVVHYTRPI; from the coding sequence ATGATTATCCCTATTAGATGCTTTACTTGCGGAGCTTTAATTGGAGATAAATGGGAACCATTTATAAACAGAGTATCTGCAGGTGAAGATCCTGGTAAAGTATTAGATGATTTAGGGGTTAAAAGGTATTGTTGTAGGAGAATGCTTTTATCTCATGTAGATATCATAAGAGAGGTAGTTCATTATACAAGACCGATTTGA